In one Corallococcus silvisoli genomic region, the following are encoded:
- a CDS encoding 6-pyruvoyl trahydropterin synthase family protein translates to MARTTTLELHKEEMKFSAGHFTIFSATHRENLHGHNFSVYVALTGEVSDDGLLSDYGPLKQAVIARCKAWNETFFLPGRSPHLRLERDAKGDYVAHFNGEQLRFLARDVTVLPVANVSLEELARVFGEALVGDGGGMARDHVTHLLVKCASGPGQWASWEWTRDV, encoded by the coding sequence ATGGCGCGCACCACGACCCTTGAGTTGCACAAGGAAGAGATGAAGTTCTCCGCGGGGCACTTCACCATCTTCTCCGCCACGCACCGCGAGAACCTGCATGGGCACAACTTCTCCGTCTACGTCGCCCTGACGGGGGAGGTGTCCGACGACGGTCTGCTCTCGGACTACGGTCCGCTCAAGCAGGCGGTGATCGCCCGCTGCAAGGCCTGGAACGAGACCTTCTTCCTGCCTGGCCGCTCCCCGCACCTGCGGCTGGAGCGCGACGCGAAGGGCGATTACGTGGCGCACTTCAACGGCGAGCAGCTGCGCTTCCTCGCCCGCGACGTGACGGTGTTGCCCGTGGCCAACGTGTCGCTGGAGGAGCTGGCGCGCGTCTTCGGCGAGGCGCTGGTGGGGGATGGCGGCGGGATGGCGCGCGACCATGTCACGCACCTGCTGGTGAAGTGCGCTTCAGGGCCCGGACAGTGGGCCTCCTGGGAGTGGACGCGGGATGTCTGA
- a CDS encoding SDR family NAD(P)-dependent oxidoreductase, which translates to MSDQLLITGASRGIGRAAAERFLKEGWRVVNVSRGPCTVPDVVNVRVDLSVPGWEGAVEAALRDGPSGGRLCLVHNAALYEHDDALSMDADHLRRVLEVNVVAPLVLNRLARPRLTDGSSILYVGSTLAEKGVKGVASYVTTKHALVGMMRATCQDLAGTRVHTACVCPGFTDTEMLREHIGGDTAVRASVAGMTTFGRLIEPAEIADVLYTCATTPVLNGAVLHANLGQVER; encoded by the coding sequence ATGTCTGACCAGCTCCTCATCACCGGCGCCAGCCGGGGCATCGGACGGGCCGCGGCGGAGCGCTTCCTCAAGGAGGGCTGGCGCGTGGTGAACGTGTCGCGCGGCCCGTGCACCGTGCCGGACGTCGTCAACGTGCGGGTGGACCTCTCCGTGCCGGGCTGGGAGGGCGCGGTCGAAGCGGCGCTGCGCGACGGCCCCTCCGGCGGCCGCCTGTGCCTGGTGCACAACGCCGCCCTCTACGAGCACGACGACGCGCTGAGCATGGACGCGGACCACCTGCGCCGCGTGCTGGAGGTCAACGTCGTCGCCCCGCTGGTGCTCAACCGCCTGGCGCGGCCCCGGCTGACGGACGGCTCGTCCATCCTCTACGTGGGCTCCACGCTGGCGGAGAAGGGCGTGAAGGGCGTGGCGTCCTACGTGACGACCAAGCACGCGCTCGTCGGGATGATGCGCGCCACCTGCCAGGACCTGGCGGGGACGCGCGTGCACACCGCCTGCGTCTGTCCGGGCTTCACCGACACGGAGATGCTCCGCGAGCACATCGGCGGGGATACGGCCGTCCGCGCAAGCGTGGCGGGGATGACGACGTTCGGCCGGCTCATCGAACCCGCCGAGATCGCGGACGTCCTCTACACCTGCGCCACCACCCCCGTCCTGAATGGCGCGGTCCTCCACGCCAATCTGGGACAGGTGGAGCGCTGA